The genomic window CCTCACCGGCCTGCCGACGACGGCGACTCCGGATGACGGCTCGGTCCCGAGGGCGAAAGCGACCCGCGACTACCGGTTCGATCGGACGATCTCTCGGGATGTGCTGGAGAACTACCTTTCCCGGTCCATCACGATGGAGGGCCTCCTGAACGGCCGGGGCGACCTGGACGACAACATCCGCATGTTGAAGGATGCCGGCGCCAAGCTCATCGGCCGGGCGCTCTGCCTCTGGGGCAACGAGGCGAACCTCCTCGCAAACATCGAGCGGGCCGGCAACCAGGCGCCGAAGGTGCTGGCGGCGGACCCGGACATGATCCTCCAGGGCTGCATCTTCGAGATCGTGACGACCCAGGTCGACGAGGTCCCCGTGCCGGCCTGGGCGTTCGAAGCCTTCGGTCGACCCGTCGAGGCACGCAACTTCCGCTACGAGGACATGCTGTTCCCGGACCGCCGGTTCGTGGACCACTGGCGTCGCGGCGAGTCCGTGCCGGACGTCAGCCGTCCGGAGACGAAGCTCTACTTCTACTTCCTGGCCCGGTCCTTCCTGGACGCCGGGATCGAGTCGCTCCACCTCGGGCAAGTCGAGCTGATGGACCGGAACGATCGGGACCTCGCCCATTACTTGGACTTGCTGGGGAAAATCCGTGCCTACGCCGCGGAGCACGCGCGGCGACACATCGTGCTGTGCGACGCCCACGTGCCGGGCGGGGGGCTCGTCCGCGACGGGCGACTCCTCCTCGACTGGCACGCCTTCCCCCTGCGGATCAAGGAGGACTCGGGCAGGCCCCGCGAAGGCGTGCTCGAGGTCGGCCACGTCGACAGCCTGTACGGCCGGAGCAAGGGGGGCAGGACGCCGAGCGGCTGGGAGTGCGAGCACCTGCCGTACCTGGTGGAGCTGGACAACTGGGGCGTCAGCGGCCATCCGGGCGAGCCGGGGCAGGGGAGCTTCTGGGTCTGGGGATACGACGAGATCACCTGGTTCGCGCTCCAGCCGCCCGAGTACCGCGGGCGCTGGCTGCGATACGCCTGGGACTGGCTGAAGGAGGCCGACCCGGCCGCCCATCTGGAGATGCCCGGCAGCCGCACGCTCAGCCCGGGGCGGGGCCGCAGGCCGCGCTGGTATTACGCCAACGACCCGAGCCCCGCTGTGCCGGAGGGATTCGGCGACGAGCGGGCCATACGGTCCGTCTGGGCGGCGGATCGCTAGCCGACGACGAACTTGGCGGGATGGGGACGAGGCTACAGGAGCTTCGGGACCGGGAGATAGGGGACGGGCTCCGCCTGGATGGTCGTCGGCACGGCGTGGCGTCCCTGGAGCCTGGGGCGAGGCGTCAGCCCTTGGCCCTGTCCGCACCCTCGTCCCGCGCGGCAGCGACGATTCCCCGTGCCCACTCGGCGTCTTCCGCGGAAAGCGGAGGACTTGGCTGCGAATCGAAGATGTAGCGTGCGTAACGGCCGGCCTCATGGACGCGGTGCAGGAGATCCTGGAGGTCGAGAGTCGCGTCGCGATCCGGCTCGCGCAAGGGGATCGGGATGATGGGCAGGGGCTCGCGGAGGCGGATGGGCCAGAAATCGGCCTCGGGCCGGCGATCGGCCCGGCTGACCACGACCGAATAGACGCAGGCGGGACGATCCGGCGAGGGCATGGGCTCCCCCCCTCGCAGCAGGTCGATCTCGACGAGATGCGACGTGCTCACGATCACCTGATCCCGCTCGCGGACGTGCTGGCCGCGGTGGCGGACCTTGTTCGCCGGGCTCAGCAACTCGAGCACGGTCACGAGCTCTCGCGAGGCACGGTCGCGGATCTCCAGATAAGCCTGGTGTTCGACGTCCGGCCACGGGATGGTGATCCGTGCGGGGGCTTCGAGCAACGCCAGGCCCGGCCCCTGGCCCACGGCGCCCTCGCCCCGCTTGACCCCGATGTCCGCACGCGGGCCCGCGCGATGGGGCAACTCGGGCGATTCCTGGACATACAGGTGTTCCTCGATCTTGACCAGATATCGAGGATCGACCTGATCGGCGATCGCCTCGGCCATGCGATCGATGAGCCTGTGGTGGAAGTCCGGCCAGACGTCCTCGCGCTCGAGGTACGGGTTCATGCCCGGGAAGGGTGATGGCATCGTCCGGGACTCGTTGTCGAGGAGGATTGAGCCGAGCCCGACCGGTCTCACACAGCTTACCATGGGGCCGGCGCAGGGAACAAAACCGGCCGCCGGTGTTGATCATACCCGGCGCATCCGGCAAGAATCGCCGGCGGGCGGCGAACACGCTGTCGTGGACCGTTGATTCTCGACGAGGAGTGGATCCGGCATGCTGAGTATCCGCGACCTGGTGAAGGTCTACCCGGGGCCCGTCGCGGCCCTCCAGGGGATCGACCTGGACGTGCCCGAGGGGATGTTCGGATTGCTCGGGCCCAACGGCGCGGGGAAGTCGACCCTGATGCGGATCCTCGCCGGTCTGCTCGAGGCGACCTCGGGCTCGGCGACGCTCGACGGCGAGTCGATCCTCGACGACCCCGCGCGGGTCTGGGGGCGGCTCGGCTACCTGCCTCAGGACTTCGGCTTCTTCCCGCACCTCACCGGGGCGAAGATGCTGAAGTACCTGCTCCGGCTCAAGGGCGTGTCCGGCCCGGGCGGGCTGGATGCGCTCTGCGACCAGCTCCTCGAGAAGGTCAACCTGACGTATGCCGCCGGCAGGAAGGTGAAGGGGTATTCCGGCGGGATGAGGCAGCGGCTGGGGATCGCGCAGGCGATCGCCGGCGATCCGCGGCTGATCATCGTGGACGAGCCGACGGCCGGCCTGGATCCGGAGGAGCGGCTGAGGTTCTACCGGCTGCTCTCCGAGCTGGCGGAGGACCGGATCGTCCTGCTCTCGACCCACATCGTCGAGGACGTGGCCGTGCTCTGCCCGCGGTTCGCCGTCGTCCGCCGGGGCCGGCTCGTCGCCAACACGACGCCGGCCGAGGCCCGAGCCTGGCTCGCCGGGACGATCTACGAGGGGAGCGTCCCCGTGGGGACGCTCCACGAGCTCCTCCGCGAGACGGGCCGCTGCGTCACGCAGTCCTACCTCGTCGAGGGCCGCGACCGGGTCCGCATCCATCAGCCCGAAGGGGAGCCGCCGGCCGGCTTCTCGCCGGTGCCGCCGACGCTCGAGGACGCCTACCTCCTGATGATCCAGGGCAAGCGGCCGGGCGACCGGCGCGAAGGCGAGGACGCCGCGGAGGCCGGCAATAGGGCCGAGATGCCCGCCGCGGTGGCCGTGAGCACGGGCGAGATCGCCGGGGGCCTGTCGTGAACGATCACCCCCGTGCGCGGCATGCCGCCGGCCCGTCCCGCTTCAGCCCCCGCCGCTTCTGGACCGTCTTCTCCGGCGAGTTCGCCCAGCAGGCCCGCAAGCCGACGGTCCTCGTCTGGGTCGGGCTGCTCGTCCTGCTCGCCTGGGGCATGTCCACGGGCTCGGTGCGGATCCAGAGCGGCGACGCCGGGGTCGGCGGGACGAAGGCCTGGCTCACGTCCGAGTTCGCCGTCGCGATGCAACTGGCCATCCTCACGCCGCTCGTCTACAGCTTCTTCCTCGCCATCCTCTCGGGCATGACCATCCTCCACGACGAGGAGTGGCGGCTCGGCGATTTGCTCCACGCCACCTCGCTGAGGCCCGGGGAGTACGTCTGGGGGAAGTACCTGGCCGTGCTGACCCTGGGCTTCCTCGTCCTGGCGGCCCACCTGGGGGCCATGGTGTTCTTCAACCACGTCATGCCCAACGCCGCGGCGAAGGAGCTGCGGGGCCCGCTCCAGGCCGCGAACTACCTACGCCCGGCGCTCCTCATGTCCGCGCCGCTGCTGGTCTTCCTGGCCGGCGTCTCGATGCTCCTGGGCGAGCGTTCCCGGCGCGCGATCCTGGTATTCCTGCTGCCGCTGGCCCTGCTCATGGCGGACATCTTCTTCCTCTGGGAGTGGTCCCCCGGCTGGCTCGACCCGCGCGTCAATCGACTCCTGATGTGGCTCGACCCGGGCGGATTCCGATGGCTCCAGGAGACGTGGCTGAAGGTGGACCGCGGCGCCGCGTTCTACAACAGCTCGCCGATCCCGCCGGACTCCGGCTTCCTGGCGAGCCGGGTCGCCCTGGTGGTGCTCGGGCTGGCCGCGGTGGCCTGGACCCGTGCCCATTTCGCCGCCGCGGTGCACGGCAGGATCGGGCGACGGGACGGGTCGAAACTGGTCGAGGCCGCGGTCGCGTCCGAGACGGCGTCCGAGGGGGAAATGCCCGGGCGCGAGGTGCGGGCGGGCGAATCGCTGGCGAGCCTGGGGATGACGTCGGTCCGCCCGGGCTTCCTGCGGGGCGCCATGGCCGTGGGGCGGGTGGAGCTGGCCGCGCTGCTCGCGAGCCCCGGCATCTACCTCTTCGCGGTCCTCATCCTGCTGCAGACCATCGGCACGACCGCCTCCCAGGTCGGGTTCCTGGACACGGCCCTCCTGATCACGCCGGGCAGGTTCGCGATGAGCTCTTTGAATCCGCTCGTCACCTGCTCGTGCCTGCTCCTGCTCTTCTACTCGGTGGAGTCGTTCGAGCGCGAGCGTGCCACGCGGCTGGCGCCGATCGCCTTCTCCACGCCGGTGCGGACCGGCTCCCTGATGCTCGGCAAGGCCGCGGCCCAGGCGGCCGTCGCGACGGTGATCATCGTCGCGATGGGGCTGGCGGGGTACGTGCTGATCCTGGTGCAGGGGACGGTGCCGTTCTCCATCCGCCCGTTCCTGATCGTCTGGGGCCTGCTCCTGCTGCCGTCCCTGGCGGCCTGGTCGTGCTTCGTGATGGCGGTGCAATCGCTCACGAAGAACCGGTACGCCACCTATGCGATCGGCCTGGCGTCGATCGCGTTCACCGCCTACCGGCTCTTCACGGGCGAGATCAACTGGGTGGGCAACTGGCCCCTCTGGAGCGCGGCGAACTGGAGCGACATCAGCGTGCTCGAGCTCGATCGCCGGGCGCTGGTCCTCAGCCGGCTGCTCGCGGTCGGCCTGGCGATCGGCCTCGTCGCGGCGACCGCCCGCGTCTTCGGCCGCCGCGAGGCCGACCCCGTGCGGATCATCCAGCGACTGCGGCCCCGCCCCGTCGTCGGCACGTCGCTGCGCCTGGCCGGCTGGGGATCGCTGGCGCTGGTCGCGGGGCTCTGGCTGGCCCTGGAGGTCTCCTGGGGCCCGGGCGGCGAGGCGGCCAGGAAGCGGGGGAAGGACTACTGGCGGAAGAACCTGGCCACGTACCACGACGCGAAGGTCCCGGACATCACGCACGTGGACCTGGACCTGGAGCTCTTCCCGCAGTCGAGCCGGTT from Aquisphaera giovannonii includes these protein-coding regions:
- a CDS encoding DUF4058 family protein, which codes for MPSPFPGMNPYLEREDVWPDFHHRLIDRMAEAIADQVDPRYLVKIEEHLYVQESPELPHRAGPRADIGVKRGEGAVGQGPGLALLEAPARITIPWPDVEHQAYLEIRDRASRELVTVLELLSPANKVRHRGQHVRERDQVIVSTSHLVEIDLLRGGEPMPSPDRPACVYSVVVSRADRRPEADFWPIRLREPLPIIPIPLREPDRDATLDLQDLLHRVHEAGRYARYIFDSQPSPPLSAEDAEWARGIVAAARDEGADRAKG
- a CDS encoding ABC transporter ATP-binding protein encodes the protein MLSIRDLVKVYPGPVAALQGIDLDVPEGMFGLLGPNGAGKSTLMRILAGLLEATSGSATLDGESILDDPARVWGRLGYLPQDFGFFPHLTGAKMLKYLLRLKGVSGPGGLDALCDQLLEKVNLTYAAGRKVKGYSGGMRQRLGIAQAIAGDPRLIIVDEPTAGLDPEERLRFYRLLSELAEDRIVLLSTHIVEDVAVLCPRFAVVRRGRLVANTTPAEARAWLAGTIYEGSVPVGTLHELLRETGRCVTQSYLVEGRDRVRIHQPEGEPPAGFSPVPPTLEDAYLLMIQGKRPGDRREGEDAAEAGNRAEMPAAVAVSTGEIAGGLS
- a CDS encoding ABC transporter permease/M1 family aminopeptidase, which gives rise to MNDHPRARHAAGPSRFSPRRFWTVFSGEFAQQARKPTVLVWVGLLVLLAWGMSTGSVRIQSGDAGVGGTKAWLTSEFAVAMQLAILTPLVYSFFLAILSGMTILHDEEWRLGDLLHATSLRPGEYVWGKYLAVLTLGFLVLAAHLGAMVFFNHVMPNAAAKELRGPLQAANYLRPALLMSAPLLVFLAGVSMLLGERSRRAILVFLLPLALLMADIFFLWEWSPGWLDPRVNRLLMWLDPGGFRWLQETWLKVDRGAAFYNSSPIPPDSGFLASRVALVVLGLAAVAWTRAHFAAAVHGRIGRRDGSKLVEAAVASETASEGEMPGREVRAGESLASLGMTSVRPGFLRGAMAVGRVELAALLASPGIYLFAVLILLQTIGTTASQVGFLDTALLITPGRFAMSSLNPLVTCSCLLLLFYSVESFERERATRLAPIAFSTPVRTGSLMLGKAAAQAAVATVIIVAMGLAGYVLILVQGTVPFSIRPFLIVWGLLLLPSLAAWSCFVMAVQSLTKNRYATYAIGLASIAFTAYRLFTGEINWVGNWPLWSAANWSDISVLELDRRALVLSRLLAVGLAIGLVAATARVFGRREADPVRIIQRLRPRPVVGTSLRLAGWGSLALVAGLWLALEVSWGPGGEAARKRGKDYWRKNLATYHDAKVPDITHVDLDLELFPQSSRFKASGTYDLTNPNDAPLRQILLTAGMSWEKIEWTLDGKPCEPTDRSKLFVFTPDPPLPHGGKARIGFRYEGAFPGGISKKGGSAMEFILPSSVVLTSFGPAFVPTVGFADQIGVDDENRVESKEYPDDFFEGQTDSSLGPRSPFTTRIRITGPADFTFNSVGAQVEDAVRDGRRTTTWESDHPVSFFNVVAGRWDVRRGEGTAVFHHPAHTYNVAEMVASLDAARRYYSEWFYPFPWKELKLSEFPNLATYAQGFPTNITFSEGIGFLTEDSAEIHAPFEITAHEAAHQWWGNIVSPGKGPGGNVVSEGTSHFSMILLVEQAKGLNARIDLCKRLEASYAKSRRPDSEKPLVKTDGSRPGDTTVTYDKGGWAFWMLMNRMGRDRALQGLRAFFKAYHNNPDHPVIQDLLAAMRPFAADPGDFDRFTRQWFREVVLPEYRLHEPKKAADGDRWKVTVRLENAGSGTMPVEVAATRGKRFDAKGQRSPDYREARATASPGKGESKEIAITCPFEPEGLVVDPDAMVLQLQRKTAAAKF